One stretch of Robbsia betulipollinis DNA includes these proteins:
- the clpS gene encoding ATP-dependent Clp protease adapter ClpS, producing MAIIPNKQGGTVLERQEQKLKPPSMFKVVLLNDDFTPMEFVIMVIQQYFNKDRETASQIMLKVHRDGRGICGVFSRDVAATKVEQVVTHARQAGHPLQCVMEEA from the coding sequence ATGGCGATCATCCCGAACAAGCAAGGCGGCACCGTTCTCGAGCGGCAGGAGCAGAAGCTAAAGCCGCCGTCCATGTTCAAAGTCGTTTTGTTGAACGACGATTTCACGCCGATGGAGTTCGTGATCATGGTCATTCAGCAATATTTCAACAAGGATAGGGAAACTGCGTCGCAGATCATGCTGAAGGTGCACCGCGATGGCAGGGGAATTTGTGGGGTCTTTTCGCGAGATGTCGCGGCGACCAAGGTTGAGCAAGTTGTTACACATGCACGGCAGGCGGGGCATCCCCTGCAATGCGTGATGGAGGAAGCATGA
- a CDS encoding cold-shock protein yields the protein MATGTVKWFNDAKGFGFITPDEGGEDLFAHFSAIQMNGFKTLKEGQKVTFDVVQGPKGKQASNIQEGG from the coding sequence ATGGCGACAGGGACGGTGAAGTGGTTCAACGACGCGAAGGGGTTCGGCTTCATCACCCCGGATGAAGGGGGCGAGGACCTGTTTGCGCACTTTTCGGCGATCCAGATGAACGGGTTCAAGACGTTGAAGGAAGGCCAGAAGGTCACTTTCGACGTGGTGCAGGGTCCGAAGGGAAAACAGGCGTCGAACATCCAGGAAGGTGGCTGA
- the icd gene encoding NADP-dependent isocitrate dehydrogenase yields MSYQHIKVPENGQPITAREDHSLEVSDQPIIPYIEGDGIGADITPVMMAVVDAAVANSYRGERRIHWMEIFAGEKATRVYGPGVWLPDETVQALREYLVAIKGPLTTPIGTGIRSLNVALRQQLDLYVCLRPVQYFKGVPSPMREPEKTDMVVFRENSEDIYAGIEWAAGTPEAEKMIRFLREEMGVTQIRFPDTSSIGIKPVSREGTERLVRKAIQYAIDHDRKSVTLVHKGNIMKFTEGAFRDWGYALARAEFGGELIDGGPWVSIRHPVHGGAIIVKDSIADAFLERTLLRPVEYDVIATLNLNGDYASDALAAQVGGVGIAPGANLSDTIAIFEATHGTAPKYAGKDYVNPGSEILSAEMMLRHIGWTEAADAIIATMQKTILQKTVTYDFARLMQGAEQVSCSGFGRALIANM; encoded by the coding sequence ATGTCGTACCAGCACATCAAGGTTCCCGAGAACGGCCAGCCGATCACCGCGCGCGAGGATCATTCGCTCGAGGTTTCGGATCAGCCGATCATCCCCTATATAGAAGGGGATGGCATCGGCGCGGACATCACGCCGGTCATGATGGCGGTGGTCGACGCGGCGGTGGCGAATTCCTATCGGGGCGAACGCCGGATCCACTGGATGGAAATCTTCGCGGGCGAAAAAGCCACACGGGTTTACGGGCCGGGCGTGTGGCTTCCGGACGAAACCGTGCAGGCGCTGCGCGAGTATCTGGTCGCCATCAAAGGGCCGCTGACGACCCCGATCGGCACCGGCATTCGGTCGTTGAATGTGGCGCTGCGGCAACAGCTCGACCTGTATGTCTGCCTGCGGCCGGTGCAGTACTTCAAGGGGGTCCCGTCGCCGATGCGCGAGCCGGAAAAAACCGACATGGTGGTGTTTCGGGAAAATTCGGAGGACATCTACGCGGGCATCGAGTGGGCGGCCGGGACGCCGGAAGCGGAAAAAATGATCCGTTTTCTGCGCGAGGAGATGGGCGTCACGCAGATTCGTTTCCCGGACACCTCGTCGATCGGCATCAAGCCCGTGTCCCGTGAAGGCACCGAAAGACTGGTGCGCAAGGCCATCCAGTACGCGATCGATCACGACCGCAAGTCGGTGACGCTCGTGCACAAGGGCAACATCATGAAGTTCACCGAAGGCGCGTTTCGCGATTGGGGCTATGCGCTGGCCCGCGCGGAATTCGGCGGCGAACTGATCGATGGCGGTCCCTGGGTCAGCATCCGGCATCCCGTCCACGGCGGCGCGATCATCGTCAAGGATTCGATCGCCGATGCGTTCCTGGAGCGCACCCTGCTGCGACCGGTCGAGTACGACGTGATCGCCACGCTGAACCTGAACGGCGACTACGCGTCCGACGCGCTCGCCGCGCAGGTGGGCGGCGTGGGCATCGCGCCCGGGGCGAATCTGTCCGACACGATCGCGATTTTCGAGGCCACGCATGGTACCGCACCGAAATACGCGGGCAAGGACTACGTCAACCCGGGGTCGGAAATCCTGTCGGCGGAGATGATGCTGCGCCATATCGGCTGGACCGAGGCGGCCGATGCGATCATCGCGACGATGCAGAAGACCATCCTCCAGAAAACCGTCACCTACGATTTCGCACGCTTGATGCAGGGCGCGGAACAGGTGAGCTGCTCGGGGTTCGGTCGTGCGCTGATCGCCAACATGTAA
- a CDS encoding pseudouridine synthase — protein MPLIALNKPYGTICQFSPHETRPTLASHIAVPGVYAAGRLDVDSEGLLLLTDDGALQARIAEPRRKLVKRYWAQVDGLPSDAALARLATGVDLGDFTTAPATVTRLETPAGLWDRDPPIRYRAAIPAPWLEIAIHEGKNRQVRRMTAAIGHPTLRLVRVGIGALDLFAMGLRPGESTVLPATAPWGELSEPRATPRGTPRANRARRK, from the coding sequence ATGCCCCTGATTGCGCTCAACAAGCCTTACGGCACGATCTGCCAGTTCTCGCCGCATGAGACGCGTCCGACGCTCGCCAGCCACATCGCGGTCCCGGGTGTCTACGCGGCGGGCCGGCTCGACGTCGACAGCGAGGGTCTGCTGCTCCTCACCGACGATGGCGCGTTGCAGGCGCGCATCGCGGAACCGCGCCGCAAGCTGGTGAAACGGTATTGGGCGCAGGTCGACGGCCTGCCCTCCGATGCGGCGCTCGCCCGCCTGGCCACCGGCGTCGATCTTGGCGATTTCACCACGGCCCCGGCCACCGTCACCCGGCTGGAAACGCCCGCCGGCCTGTGGGACCGCGATCCGCCGATCCGGTACCGTGCGGCGATTCCCGCGCCTTGGCTAGAGATCGCGATTCACGAGGGCAAGAACCGTCAGGTACGGCGAATGACCGCGGCCATCGGCCATCCGACGCTGCGTCTCGTGCGGGTGGGCATCGGCGCGCTCGACCTGTTCGCCATGGGGCTGCGACCGGGAGAATCTACCGTACTACCGGCGACGGCGCCCTGGGGCGAGCTGTCCGAACCGCGTGCGACGCCGCGTGGCACGCCCCGCGCGAATCGGGCTCGCAGGAAATAA
- a CDS encoding DUF192 domain-containing protein, with product MNVLHVPAASGASRVNLDAGVRADRSPSSRRPLLRALRRAAAVTFAALALGGSMAALAQPLGPADRPIKQPGEFPTVQLSVGLNLIHAEVAANDADREQGLMYRKSLAPNSGMLFVFDERAGHCFWMKNTLIPLSIAFMGDDGTISDIDEMAAETENNHCPTRAGRYALEMEQGWFTKHGIRPGMQIKGLSGGQ from the coding sequence TTGAATGTTCTGCATGTCCCTGCCGCCAGCGGCGCCTCGCGCGTCAATCTCGATGCCGGCGTTCGCGCCGATCGGTCCCCCTCTTCGCGGCGCCCGCTCCTGCGCGCCCTGCGCCGCGCCGCCGCGGTGACGTTCGCTGCCCTCGCGCTGGGCGGCAGCATGGCGGCGCTCGCGCAACCGCTGGGTCCGGCGGATCGCCCGATCAAACAGCCGGGCGAGTTCCCCACCGTGCAGTTGAGCGTCGGGCTGAATCTGATCCATGCGGAAGTCGCCGCCAACGACGCCGACCGCGAGCAGGGTCTGATGTACCGTAAATCGCTGGCGCCGAACTCCGGCATGCTGTTCGTGTTCGACGAGCGCGCCGGCCATTGCTTCTGGATGAAGAACACGCTCATTCCCCTGTCGATCGCCTTCATGGGCGACGACGGCACGATCAGCGACATCGACGAGATGGCCGCGGAAACCGAGAACAACCACTGCCCGACCCGTGCCGGCCGCTACGCGCTGGAAATGGAGCAGGGCTGGTTCACGAAGCACGGCATCCGCCCCGGCATGCAGATCAAGGGCCTGAGCGGCGGCCAATGA
- the fusA gene encoding elongation factor G has protein sequence MARKTPIERYRNIGISAHIDAGKTTTTERILFYTGVNHKIGEVHEGAATMDWMEQEQERGITITSAATTTFWKGMAGNYPEHRINIIDTPGHVDFTIEVERSMRVLDGACMVYDSVGGVQPQSETVWRQANKYHVPRLAFVNKMDRVGADFFRVHQQIIDRLKGTPVPIQIPVGAEDHFQGVVDLVKMKAIIWDDASQGVKFTYGDIPAELQDLADEWREKMIEAAAEADETLLDKYLGGEALSEAEIMQGLRTRTIAGEIMPMLCGSAFKNKGVQAMLDAVLDYMPSPVDVPPVTGVLENDQPAERRAADDEKFSALAFKIMTDPFVGQLIFFRVYSGWVKSGDSVYNSVKEKKERLGRILLMHANEREEIKEVFAGDIAAAVGLKEATTGDTLCDPDAVIILERMIFPEPVISQAVEPKTKADQEKMGIALNRLAQEDPSFRVASDEESGQTIISGMGELHLEILVDRMRREFNVEATVGKPQVAYRETIRAVADDVEGKFVKQSGGRGQYGHVVIKVEPSEQGKGYEFVDAVKGGVVPREYIPAVDKGIQETLKAGVLAGYPVVDVKVTLFFGSYHDVDSNENAFRMAGSMAFKEGMRRAKPVLLEPSMAVEVETPEEFMGNVMGDLSSRRGIVQGMEDIAGGGGKVVRAEVPLAEMFGYSTSLRSLSQGRATYSMEFKHYSEAPKNVADAIINAKTK, from the coding sequence GTGGCCCGCAAGACTCCCATCGAGCGCTACCGCAACATCGGCATCAGCGCGCACATCGACGCCGGCAAGACGACGACCACCGAGCGCATCCTGTTCTACACCGGCGTCAACCACAAGATCGGCGAAGTGCACGAAGGCGCGGCGACGATGGACTGGATGGAGCAGGAACAGGAGCGCGGCATCACCATCACGTCGGCGGCCACCACCACCTTCTGGAAGGGGATGGCGGGAAATTATCCCGAACACCGCATCAACATCATCGATACGCCGGGACACGTCGATTTCACGATCGAGGTCGAGCGTTCGATGCGCGTCCTCGACGGCGCCTGCATGGTGTACGACTCGGTCGGCGGGGTGCAGCCGCAGTCCGAGACCGTCTGGCGCCAGGCCAACAAATATCACGTGCCGCGCCTTGCCTTCGTCAACAAGATGGACCGGGTGGGCGCGGATTTCTTCCGCGTGCATCAGCAGATCATCGACCGCCTGAAGGGCACGCCGGTGCCCATCCAGATTCCGGTAGGCGCCGAGGACCATTTCCAGGGTGTCGTCGATCTGGTCAAGATGAAGGCGATCATCTGGGACGACGCGTCGCAGGGCGTGAAATTCACCTACGGCGACATTCCGGCCGAATTGCAGGACCTCGCCGACGAATGGCGCGAGAAGATGATCGAGGCGGCAGCCGAGGCCGACGAGACGCTGCTCGACAAGTATCTGGGCGGCGAGGCGCTGAGCGAGGCCGAAATCATGCAGGGCCTGCGCACGCGCACCATCGCGGGCGAGATCATGCCGATGCTGTGCGGCAGCGCGTTCAAGAACAAGGGCGTGCAGGCGATGCTCGACGCGGTGCTCGACTACATGCCGTCGCCGGTCGACGTGCCGCCGGTCACGGGCGTGCTTGAAAACGATCAACCGGCCGAACGCCGCGCGGCCGACGACGAGAAATTCTCGGCGCTCGCCTTCAAGATCATGACCGACCCTTTCGTCGGCCAGTTGATCTTCTTCCGGGTCTATTCGGGCTGGGTCAAGTCGGGCGACTCGGTCTACAACTCGGTCAAGGAAAAGAAGGAGCGCCTGGGCCGCATTCTGCTGATGCACGCCAACGAGCGCGAGGAAATCAAGGAAGTGTTCGCCGGCGACATCGCCGCGGCGGTGGGTCTGAAGGAAGCAACCACCGGCGACACGCTGTGCGACCCGGACGCCGTCATCATCCTGGAAAGGATGATCTTCCCCGAACCGGTGATCTCGCAGGCGGTCGAGCCGAAGACCAAGGCCGACCAGGAAAAGATGGGCATCGCGCTGAACCGCCTGGCGCAGGAAGATCCGTCGTTTCGCGTCGCGTCGGACGAAGAGTCGGGCCAGACGATCATTTCCGGGATGGGCGAACTGCATCTCGAAATCCTGGTCGACCGGATGCGGCGCGAGTTCAACGTCGAGGCGACGGTCGGCAAGCCGCAGGTCGCCTATCGCGAAACGATTCGGGCGGTCGCCGACGATGTCGAGGGCAAGTTCGTCAAGCAGTCGGGCGGCCGCGGCCAGTACGGGCATGTCGTCATCAAGGTCGAGCCGTCCGAACAGGGCAAGGGCTATGAGTTCGTCGACGCGGTGAAGGGCGGCGTGGTGCCGCGCGAGTACATTCCGGCGGTCGACAAGGGCATCCAGGAAACGCTGAAGGCCGGCGTGCTGGCCGGCTATCCGGTCGTGGACGTCAAGGTCACGCTGTTCTTCGGCTCGTACCATGACGTCGACTCGAACGAGAACGCGTTCCGCATGGCCGGTTCGATGGCGTTCAAGGAAGGCATGCGCCGCGCCAAACCCGTGCTGCTCGAACCGTCGATGGCCGTCGAGGTCGAGACGCCCGAGGAATTCATGGGCAACGTGATGGGCGACCTGTCCTCGCGCCGCGGCATCGTCCAGGGCATGGAGGATATCGCGGGCGGCGGCGGCAAGGTGGTGCGGGCCGAAGTACCGCTTGCGGAGATGTTCGGCTACTCGACATCGCTGCGCTCGCTGAGCCAGGGCCGGGCAACCTACTCGATGGAGTTCAAGCACTACTCCGAAGCGCCGAAGAACGTCGCCGACGCGATCATCAACGCGAAAACGAAATGA
- a CDS encoding ABC transporter substrate-binding protein: MKPDGTVRHGLEQALLHDALDAWRAGRVDRRTALRYAAATGLSGLAAAIVASPTHAAASAVDTGEAARARPAPRPGATIRVANLTPTSAIDPVTASDSASICLLSQTCEFLIDDDGDTLTLRPALALAWFPDATARVWTFQLRRNVRFHDGQTMTAADVVASFDRLTDTVRGSAALSVFNGVLSQGGTRALDDHTVAFHLDAPNGNFPYYVSSDNYNAAILPARLARADPQAARYEQSFIGTGPFRLEHFTPRVGASFVRNPAYWGAPALPERVVFGFYADQQSQILALQGDDADIVVNFAIQGGRALLDHPRYKVQAVRSSSHRQVHMRCDAGPFADKRVRQALALSIDRAAIVEGIFLDRAQRGNDSPFAPVFPTSPATLPQRDIDPPGARARLAAAVPGQRPRATLVTEKFMEMPDYAVLLQNAAQSAGIDLRLRIESQSAYYGAAVRGQSDWLDSTIGITDYGHRGVPNVFLNATLSSQGAWNAARFRNPRYDALLARYGAALALSEQQMLATEIGRLLLDETPIIVAYFFDAMLALRADLQGVRFTAITQLLLAGAGWAAPGERHARG; encoded by the coding sequence ATGAAGCCGGATGGCACCGTGCGGCACGGGCTCGAACAGGCCTTGCTGCACGATGCGCTCGACGCGTGGCGCGCGGGGCGCGTGGACCGTCGTACCGCGCTGCGCTATGCGGCCGCGACGGGCCTGTCCGGGCTCGCCGCCGCCATCGTCGCGTCACCGACGCATGCCGCGGCCAGCGCGGTCGATACGGGAGAGGCCGCGCGCGCCCGCCCCGCGCCCCGCCCCGGCGCGACGATCCGCGTCGCCAACCTGACGCCGACGAGCGCCATCGACCCCGTCACCGCGTCGGATTCCGCATCGATCTGCCTGCTGTCGCAGACCTGCGAATTCCTGATCGACGACGATGGCGATACCCTCACCCTGCGTCCGGCCCTGGCGCTCGCCTGGTTTCCCGATGCCACCGCGCGGGTATGGACGTTCCAGCTGCGGCGCAACGTACGCTTTCACGACGGGCAGACGATGACCGCGGCGGACGTCGTCGCCAGCTTCGATCGCCTCACCGACACGGTGCGGGGATCCGCCGCGCTGTCCGTGTTCAATGGCGTGTTGTCCCAGGGTGGAACGCGTGCGCTCGACGACCATACGGTCGCGTTCCACCTGGATGCGCCGAACGGCAATTTCCCGTATTACGTCTCGTCCGACAATTACAACGCCGCGATCCTGCCGGCGCGCCTCGCCCGGGCGGACCCGCAGGCCGCACGCTACGAGCAGAGCTTCATCGGCACCGGCCCGTTTCGGCTCGAACATTTCACGCCACGCGTGGGCGCATCCTTCGTGCGCAATCCTGCTTACTGGGGCGCGCCGGCGCTGCCGGAGCGCGTTGTCTTCGGCTTCTACGCCGACCAACAGTCGCAAATTCTCGCGCTACAGGGCGACGACGCCGACATCGTCGTCAACTTCGCGATCCAGGGCGGCCGCGCCCTGCTCGATCACCCGCGCTACAAGGTACAGGCGGTGCGCTCCAGTTCGCATCGTCAGGTGCACATGCGCTGCGACGCCGGCCCGTTCGCGGACAAGCGCGTGCGCCAGGCGCTGGCGCTGTCGATCGACCGCGCGGCGATCGTCGAGGGCATCTTCCTGGACCGGGCGCAGCGCGGCAACGACAGCCCTTTCGCACCCGTATTCCCGACATCGCCCGCCACGCTGCCGCAGCGCGACATCGATCCGCCCGGTGCGCGTGCCCGGCTTGCCGCGGCAGTGCCCGGCCAACGGCCGCGCGCAACCCTGGTGACCGAGAAATTCATGGAGATGCCCGACTACGCGGTATTGCTGCAGAACGCCGCGCAGTCGGCGGGCATCGACCTGCGCCTGCGCATCGAGAGCCAGTCCGCCTATTACGGCGCCGCCGTGCGCGGTCAGTCCGACTGGCTCGATTCGACGATCGGCATCACCGACTACGGTCACCGCGGCGTGCCGAACGTCTTCCTGAACGCCACCTTGTCGAGCCAGGGTGCATGGAACGCCGCGCGCTTTCGCAATCCCCGCTACGACGCGCTGCTGGCGCGTTATGGCGCAGCGCTCGCCTTGTCGGAGCAACAGATGCTGGCCACGGAAATCGGCCGGTTGCTTCTCGACGAAACCCCGATCATCGTCGCATATTTCTTCGATGCCATGCTGGCGCTGCGGGCCGATCTGCAAGGGGTCCGCTTCACCGCCATCACCCAGCTGCTGCTGGCGGGCGCGGGGTGGGCCGCGCCGGGAGAACGCCATGCGCGCGGGTGA
- a CDS encoding ABC transporter permease: protein MRAGEVSADRFRPARRVGRVWRAAGRRAALRVGGALLTLWLLSMMVFAAGQWLPGNVGRAVLGPLADPRAVAAMNHQLGVDRPLLQQYGAWLARLLHGDLGQSTSYRAPVASYLFDALAHSARLGLLAFALVVPLGIAGGVWAAMRQGRWADRLLTLLGLAATVVPEFISSIALILIFGVGLHWLPVSAGVPPGTSLPEQLRHLLMPALPLVMVYFGYIARIARAGTLEALAADYTRTAVLKGLPMRTVILRHVLRNALLPTVTVATTQLGYLIGGLVVVETIFHYQGIGSLIFQAAQARDFPMLEAGVLAIGLVYICANLLADALHRWFNPRLREPGR, encoded by the coding sequence ATGCGCGCGGGTGAGGTGTCTGCGGACCGTTTCCGGCCGGCACGGCGCGTCGGGCGCGTCTGGCGCGCGGCCGGCCGTCGCGCCGCGCTGCGCGTGGGCGGCGCCTTGCTGACGCTGTGGCTGCTGTCGATGATGGTCTTCGCCGCCGGCCAGTGGCTGCCCGGCAACGTCGGCCGCGCCGTGCTGGGGCCGCTGGCCGACCCGCGCGCGGTGGCCGCGATGAATCACCAGCTGGGCGTCGACCGGCCGTTGCTGCAACAGTACGGCGCATGGCTGGCGCGCCTGCTGCACGGCGACCTGGGCCAGTCCACGTCCTATCGGGCGCCGGTGGCGTCCTACCTGTTCGACGCCCTCGCGCATTCGGCGCGTCTCGGCCTGCTCGCCTTCGCGCTGGTAGTGCCGTTGGGCATCGCCGGCGGCGTCTGGGCAGCGATGCGCCAGGGCCGCTGGGCCGACCGGCTGCTGACCCTGCTCGGGCTCGCGGCCACCGTGGTTCCGGAATTCATTTCGTCGATCGCGCTGATCCTGATCTTCGGCGTAGGCCTGCACTGGCTGCCGGTCTCGGCGGGCGTGCCGCCCGGCACGTCGCTGCCGGAGCAGCTGCGCCATCTGCTCATGCCGGCGCTGCCGCTGGTCATGGTGTACTTCGGCTATATCGCGCGGATCGCCCGCGCCGGCACGCTCGAGGCGCTGGCCGCGGACTACACGCGCACGGCGGTGCTCAAGGGCCTGCCGATGCGTACCGTGATCCTGCGCCATGTCCTGCGCAATGCCCTGCTGCCGACGGTCACGGTGGCGACGACGCAGCTCGGCTATCTGATCGGCGGGCTGGTGGTGGTCGAAACCATCTTTCATTACCAGGGGATCGGCAGCCTGATTTTCCAGGCGGCACAGGCGCGCGATTTTCCGATGCTCGAAGCCGGCGTGCTGGCAATCGGCCTCGTCTACATCTGCGCCAACCTGCTCGCGGATGCCCTGCACCGCTGGTTCAATCCCCGTCTGCGGGAGCCTGGCCGATGA
- a CDS encoding ABC transporter permease, which produces MSAAAPRSRGTWRRHVRQRLAGPPRAALVAGGTIVTFWIVCALWAPVLVPYDPFATHPLQALLAPSVHHWFGTDQLGRDVFSRVLTGARDVLSVAPLATLLGALGGTAIGLLGGYLGGWIDQVIGRILDALLALPLVIVALLALAALGGSDLTMILVIGATFAPLTARTVRAAVLSERHLDYVGAAQARGESTLRILYAEILPNVATPIVVEAAVRLGYAIFTVATLSFLGFGTQPPSADWGLTLSENYTLLAGGAWWTVAFSAAATASLVIGVNLVADALQRTVTR; this is translated from the coding sequence ATGAGCGCCGCCGCCCCCCGGTCCCGCGGCACCTGGCGCCGCCACGTGCGGCAGCGCCTCGCCGGCCCGCCCCGCGCCGCGCTGGTCGCGGGCGGGACCATCGTGACGTTCTGGATCGTCTGCGCGTTGTGGGCGCCCGTCCTGGTCCCCTACGACCCGTTCGCGACGCATCCGCTCCAGGCGCTGCTGGCGCCCTCGGTACACCACTGGTTCGGCACCGACCAGCTGGGTCGCGACGTTTTCTCGCGGGTGCTGACCGGCGCGCGCGACGTGCTCTCGGTCGCGCCGCTCGCGACCCTGCTCGGCGCGCTGGGCGGCACGGCCATCGGTTTGCTCGGGGGCTATCTCGGCGGCTGGATCGATCAGGTGATCGGCCGGATCCTCGACGCGCTGCTGGCCTTGCCGCTGGTCATCGTCGCCTTGCTGGCGCTGGCCGCGCTCGGCGGCAGCGATCTGACCATGATCCTCGTGATCGGCGCGACCTTCGCGCCCTTGACCGCGCGTACCGTGCGCGCCGCTGTCCTCTCCGAGCGCCACCTCGACTATGTCGGCGCGGCGCAGGCGCGCGGCGAATCCACCCTGCGCATCCTGTACGCGGAAATCCTGCCGAACGTGGCGACGCCGATCGTCGTCGAGGCCGCCGTGCGGCTGGGCTACGCGATCTTTACCGTCGCGACGCTGTCCTTTCTGGGTTTCGGCACGCAGCCGCCTTCCGCCGACTGGGGCCTGACGCTGTCCGAGAACTACACCCTGCTCGCCGGCGGCGCCTGGTGGACGGTGGCGTTCAGCGCCGCCGCCACGGCCTCGCTGGTCATCGGCGTGAATCTGGTCGCCGACGCACTGCAACGCACGGTGACCCGATGA